A region of Salvelinus alpinus chromosome 24, SLU_Salpinus.1, whole genome shotgun sequence DNA encodes the following proteins:
- the LOC139551950 gene encoding proliferating cell nuclear antigen-like, whose product MSNYYAANWSSDPSRLSSSEEEYDDYRYTCGFRLFDVENVEMRCPSRLHVTMCVENILSQHIQDLRCAGNENITLCAGDKKLLTWFWGLKIRRKYLTMLMDLDVEQLRIPEQEYSEFSRICRDLPQIGDAVMITCAKGGVQFSASGELGTGIIKLSQNNSVGSEDEESLPPEVEYRIADMGHIKY is encoded by the exons ATGTCAAATTACTacgctgcaaattggtcctccgatccttctcgcctctcctcgtcggaggaggaatatgacgacTATCGTTACacctgtggcttcaggctattcgATGTGGAAAATGTGGAGATGCGGTGTCCAAGTAGGCTGCACGTAACTATGTGTGTGGAAAATATCTTATCACAG CATATCCAAGATTTGAGGTGTGCAGGGAATGAGAACATCACCCTATGTGCAGGTGATAAGAAACTCTTGACCTGGTTTTGGGGACTGAAA aTCAGGAGAAAGTATCTGACTATGTTGATGGACTTGGATGTGGAACAGCTCCGTATTCCA GAGCAAGAGTACAGTGAGTTCTCCCGGATTTGTAGAGACCTGCCCCAGATCGGGGATGCTGTCATGATCACTTGTGCAAAAGGCGGGGTCCAGTTCTCAGCCAGTGGGGAGTTGGGCACTGGCATCATCAAGctgtcccagaacaacagcgtgGGCAGTGAGGATGAAGAG TCTCTCCCTCCAGAGGTGGAGTATAGGATTGCAGACATGGGCCACATCAAGTATTAA